A window from Aneurinibacillus sp. REN35 encodes these proteins:
- a CDS encoding YbaB/EbfC family nucleoid-associated protein — protein MFGGGNMQNMMKQMKKMQQQMQKAQEELKDQTVEGTSGGGMVTVVANGHKEIMSIKIKPEAVDPDDVEMLEDLVLAAVTEAMNKADEMVSKSMGKFTGGMNLPGLF, from the coding sequence ATGTTCGGTGGCGGAAATATGCAAAATATGATGAAACAAATGAAAAAGATGCAGCAGCAGATGCAAAAGGCGCAGGAGGAACTGAAAGATCAGACAGTAGAAGGCACATCCGGTGGCGGCATGGTCACGGTAGTCGCTAACGGTCATAAAGAAATTATGAGCATTAAAATTAAACCGGAAGCAGTAGACCCAGATGATGTGGAAATGCTTGAAGATTTGGTGTTGGCTGCTGTAACGGAAGCAATGAATAAAGCGGATGAGATGGTATCGAAGAGCATGGGCAAGTTTACCGGAGGAATGAACCTGCCGGGCTTATTCTAA
- the dnaX gene encoding DNA polymerase III subunit gamma/tau, with the protein MAYRALYRIWRPQTFADIVGQEHITRTLQNALREQRFSHAYLFNGPRGTGKTSAAKVMAKAVNCENGPAAEPCNTCAACMGITEGSVVDVMEIDAASNRRIEEIRDIRDKVKYAPTQVRYKVYIVDEVHMLTPEAFNALLKTLEEPPAHVIFILATTDPHKLPATIISRCQRFDFRRIGSAQIVDRMKQAIADEDVEVADQALTFIARMAEGGMRDALSLLDQALSFGGNHIGLEDVMAITGSASQVTLAETAHHIMQGSASEALDVVRQLVQSGKSPEQFLDDLLFYFRDLLLYKTASQLEEIQDRIILDERFQELGEHAERSRLFQIIDKLNQAKNDMKRASQTRIMLELILIQLCQTEAPYSSGTLQSHEGAHPPAATSSEEVNQLKQRITELERQIKQLAAGGGAADSVSASVPRREARRSSVQPTVKIPVGRVREVASASIDPQLNRLRSIWPDILQQVKAKSVRLHAWLLDGIPVALSQDGLVICFKSVIHCETTARELNKQLIEEVVKGFINRPVELFTLMENQWKEIEASVGPSKQENQTDVETEPQAEPVVEEAMKLFGEELVDIKD; encoded by the coding sequence ATGGCTTATCGGGCATTGTATCGAATCTGGCGGCCCCAGACATTCGCCGATATCGTAGGCCAGGAGCATATCACAAGGACATTGCAAAATGCGTTAAGAGAGCAAAGATTCTCACATGCATATCTGTTTAACGGACCCCGCGGAACCGGAAAGACGAGCGCCGCAAAAGTTATGGCTAAAGCGGTTAACTGCGAAAATGGTCCTGCTGCGGAGCCTTGCAATACATGTGCTGCCTGTATGGGTATCACAGAGGGTTCAGTTGTAGATGTCATGGAGATTGATGCTGCCTCTAACCGCAGGATCGAAGAAATCCGTGATATTCGGGATAAGGTGAAATACGCTCCCACCCAGGTTCGGTATAAAGTATATATTGTAGATGAAGTACACATGCTGACCCCGGAAGCGTTCAATGCGTTATTGAAGACGCTGGAAGAACCACCGGCCCATGTGATTTTTATTCTGGCGACTACTGATCCGCATAAGCTTCCAGCTACAATCATCTCACGTTGTCAGCGGTTTGATTTTCGCCGCATTGGCAGCGCGCAGATTGTTGATCGAATGAAGCAAGCGATTGCCGATGAAGATGTGGAGGTAGCCGATCAAGCCCTGACATTCATTGCACGGATGGCAGAAGGTGGTATGCGGGATGCGTTAAGCCTTTTGGATCAAGCGTTATCATTTGGAGGCAATCATATCGGTCTTGAAGATGTCATGGCCATTACCGGTTCTGCATCGCAAGTGACGTTGGCTGAGACAGCGCATCATATTATGCAAGGTTCCGCATCTGAGGCGTTGGACGTCGTAAGGCAGCTTGTGCAGAGTGGCAAAAGCCCGGAGCAATTCCTCGATGATCTGCTCTTTTATTTCCGTGATCTGCTGTTGTATAAGACAGCGTCTCAACTAGAAGAGATTCAAGACCGGATCATATTAGATGAACGATTTCAAGAACTGGGCGAGCATGCAGAGCGCTCCCGTCTTTTTCAGATCATCGATAAGCTGAATCAGGCGAAGAATGATATGAAGCGTGCAAGTCAGACAAGGATTATGTTAGAGCTAATTCTAATTCAGCTTTGCCAGACGGAAGCGCCTTACTCATCAGGAACTTTGCAATCCCATGAAGGAGCTCATCCTCCTGCAGCGACCTCTTCGGAAGAGGTCAATCAGCTCAAGCAGCGCATTACGGAGCTAGAACGGCAGATTAAGCAGCTCGCAGCAGGTGGCGGCGCTGCGGATTCCGTGTCTGCGTCTGTCCCTCGAAGAGAGGCACGACGTTCGAGCGTACAGCCGACTGTCAAGATCCCGGTAGGGCGGGTTCGTGAGGTTGCTTCCGCTTCCATTGACCCTCAATTGAACCGTCTTCGTTCCATTTGGCCGGATATTTTGCAGCAGGTAAAGGCAAAAAGCGTACGTCTGCATGCATGGCTGCTTGACGGAATTCCCGTCGCTTTATCCCAGGATGGGCTGGTCATTTGCTTTAAAAGCGTTATTCATTGTGAAACGACGGCCCGCGAGCTGAATAAACAGCTTATTGAGGAAGTTGTAAAAGGATTTATCAATCGGCCTGTTGAATTGTTTACATTGATGGAGAACCAGTGGAAAGAGATTGAGGCGTCTGTCGGTCCGTCTAAGCAAGAAAATCAGACGGATGTGGAAACGGAGCCGCAAGCTGAACCTGTGGTTGAGGAAGCGATGAAGCTATTTGGCGAAGAACTGGTAGATATAAAAGATTAG
- a CDS encoding TetR/AcrR family transcriptional regulator, with amino-acid sequence MRAKTKELIFQGALKAFANKGFNETTMEQIAEICGVAKGTLYYNFKTKEDLYIFVMESGVQNFTTMIQDYIDVVPKEDFRERVIRLIEAHLDFFQNEQDFCRMLLSRSWGTQDRHHTIRHVLQRYFVLLENEIQAAKDNGQLPAELDVRVVASSLFGMIGFTAMRAIIHEESIDAPALRYSLQNLVLHMLGIFEE; translated from the coding sequence TTGCGCGCAAAAACGAAAGAACTCATCTTCCAGGGCGCACTGAAAGCATTCGCTAATAAAGGCTTTAATGAAACAACTATGGAACAAATCGCTGAAATATGCGGCGTTGCTAAAGGCACGCTCTATTACAACTTTAAGACGAAAGAGGATTTGTATATCTTCGTGATGGAATCAGGCGTGCAGAATTTCACAACGATGATTCAGGATTATATTGATGTCGTACCTAAAGAGGATTTCAGAGAGCGTGTGATTCGATTGATTGAAGCACATCTTGATTTCTTTCAGAATGAGCAGGATTTCTGCCGCATGCTGCTCAGCCGCAGTTGGGGTACACAAGATCGGCATCATACCATCCGCCATGTCTTGCAGCGATACTTTGTTTTATTGGAAAACGAGATACAAGCAGCAAAAGATAACGGTCAACTACCCGCCGAGTTGGATGTTAGGGTCGTTGCCAGCAGCCTTTTTGGCATGATCGGATTCACTGCGATGCGGGCGATTATTCACGAAGAGTCCATTGACGCGCCTGCGCTGCGCTATAGTCTGCAAAATCTTGTTCTGCACATGTTAGGTATTTTTGAAGAATAG
- a CDS encoding DUF6678 family protein gives MKTLKQKVQVVIEEKQLCSIMNNTKWGKLQHEVLHTLPFTPPFQAKYVLEDTPEPEVFDSDVWYWGDWIEGLLPFYSVEWIRVRPRYLKHQGMLVEPEVIDITEDFRSLLDNLNVPYKEESNSFYIYGYISNTDSLITE, from the coding sequence ATGAAAACTTTAAAACAAAAAGTACAAGTAGTTATAGAGGAAAAACAGTTATGTTCCATTATGAATAACACTAAATGGGGCAAATTACAGCATGAAGTACTGCATACGTTACCATTTACGCCACCTTTTCAAGCTAAATATGTATTGGAGGACACACCTGAACCTGAGGTATTCGATAGTGATGTATGGTATTGGGGTGACTGGATTGAGGGTCTGCTCCCTTTTTATTCAGTTGAATGGATACGAGTTAGACCAAGATATTTGAAGCATCAGGGAATGCTTGTAGAACCGGAAGTGATTGATATTACGGAAGACTTTCGTTCCTTATTAGATAATCTTAACGTTCCTTATAAAGAAGAGAGTAACTCATTTTACATTTACGGTTATATATCTAATACTGACTCACTTATAACAGAATAG
- a CDS encoding dihydrofolate reductase: protein MNMSMIVAMDKNRVIGKDNDIPWKLPKDQAYFRKVTMGHSVIMGRKNYESIGRPLGGRRNIIVTRDKQYTASGCEIVHSVEEVLSMVKNEEEPFVIGGEEIYKVFLPYATKLYITTIEHEFEGDTYFPRLVPDEWKVVSVEKGITDEKNVYEYVFTTYERVNQGS from the coding sequence ATGAATATGTCTATGATTGTAGCGATGGACAAGAACAGAGTGATTGGCAAAGATAATGATATTCCTTGGAAGCTACCGAAAGACCAAGCCTATTTCAGAAAAGTAACAATGGGGCATTCCGTGATTATGGGAAGAAAAAATTATGAATCCATTGGTAGACCTCTTGGTGGCAGAAGAAATATTATTGTAACAAGAGATAAACAGTACACTGCTTCCGGCTGCGAAATTGTTCACTCGGTGGAGGAAGTTCTATCAATGGTGAAGAATGAAGAAGAGCCTTTTGTCATTGGCGGGGAAGAAATTTATAAAGTATTTTTACCCTATGCAACGAAGCTGTACATTACTACGATAGAACATGAGTTTGAGGGGGATACGTACTTTCCCCGGCTTGTCCCGGATGAATGGAAGGTTGTTTCCGTAGAAAAAGGTATCACGGATGAAAAGAATGTGTATGAGTATGTTTTTACTACATATGAACGAGTAAATCAGGGCTCATAG
- a CDS encoding HlyD family secretion protein has product MKGLRTIMFTTMAVLIGGGAYALSSYEETGRIHAASTSQPTAYVEATNMNISFKMGGRISEIYVKEGDHVKKGQLLARLESKELQDKVSQAQASLDAATAGVKQAQASVSAAEAKKLQGQSAVNVTADTAERQVEQAQAAVKAAQAQVDALKNGARKEEREQAQIKVDAAKEAFRLANDNYTRMKTLLQQGAVPQAKVDEAELSYQKAKAEYDAAQKQYEMVQNGPRKEEIQAAEAQLEQAKAAVSLAQAGKGQVAVRQDDVRAAEAGISQASSSVSSANANVAKAQAALNEARTYITYTELRAPADGIITSQSGQLGELAGAGFPVFTLEATKDRWAKFYFPETELGTLKNGDVVTMKLVSTGKDVKGKITVIQPAADFAIQKPSQQAGDTDIRSFGVKVMLTDLPDSAATGMTLQWQGMGTN; this is encoded by the coding sequence ATGAAAGGCTTACGAACCATTATGTTTACGACCATGGCTGTTCTGATCGGAGGAGGTGCTTATGCGCTGTCATCCTATGAAGAGACAGGACGCATCCACGCGGCATCTACGAGTCAGCCGACCGCTTATGTAGAAGCGACCAATATGAATATTAGCTTCAAAATGGGAGGACGAATCAGCGAGATTTACGTTAAGGAGGGCGATCATGTTAAGAAAGGTCAACTGCTTGCCCGACTTGAAAGTAAAGAACTGCAGGATAAGGTTTCTCAAGCACAAGCTTCATTAGACGCAGCCACTGCGGGCGTCAAGCAAGCACAGGCATCCGTGTCCGCTGCCGAAGCCAAGAAGCTTCAGGGACAGAGCGCAGTAAATGTAACAGCCGATACGGCAGAACGCCAGGTTGAACAGGCACAGGCGGCTGTAAAAGCGGCACAGGCGCAGGTTGATGCGCTTAAGAATGGAGCGCGCAAAGAAGAACGAGAGCAGGCACAGATCAAAGTAGATGCCGCAAAAGAAGCATTTCGCTTAGCAAATGATAACTATACACGAATGAAAACACTGCTTCAGCAAGGAGCTGTGCCGCAGGCAAAAGTAGATGAAGCAGAATTAAGCTATCAAAAAGCAAAGGCCGAGTACGATGCTGCGCAAAAACAATACGAAATGGTACAAAACGGACCGCGTAAAGAAGAGATTCAAGCAGCGGAAGCACAGTTAGAGCAGGCAAAAGCAGCAGTCTCTCTTGCCCAAGCCGGCAAAGGCCAGGTAGCTGTGCGCCAGGATGACGTACGTGCTGCAGAAGCCGGAATCTCACAGGCATCCTCCTCTGTTTCTTCTGCCAATGCGAACGTAGCAAAGGCGCAGGCTGCATTAAACGAGGCCAGAACATACATTACATATACAGAACTTCGTGCACCTGCAGATGGAATTATCACTTCACAGTCCGGACAGTTGGGTGAACTGGCTGGTGCAGGCTTCCCTGTATTCACACTTGAAGCTACCAAAGACCGTTGGGCAAAGTTCTACTTCCCGGAAACAGAGCTTGGCACATTGAAAAACGGGGATGTTGTGACGATGAAGCTTGTCTCCACAGGCAAAGATGTAAAAGGAAAAATTACAGTGATTCAACCAGCGGCTGACTTCGCCATTCAAAAACCAAGCCAACAAGCCGGGGATACGGATATTCGTTCATTCGGGGTAAAAGTCATGCTAACTGACTTGCCGGATAGCGCAGCTACCGGTATGACGCTGCAATGGCAGGGCATGGGGACGAATTAA
- the recR gene encoding recombination mediator RecR, whose protein sequence is MYYPEPIAKLIDGFMKLPGIGPKTAARLAFFVLSMKEDEVLEIAKALVNAKRNLVYCSVCQNITDVDPCRICSDTSRDKSIICVVQEPKDLIAMEKTREYNGYYHVLHGAISPMEGIGPEDIRIPELLRRLEDEEVKELILATNPNIEGEATAMYISRLVKPFGIRVTRIAHGLPVGGDLEYADEVTISKALEGRREL, encoded by the coding sequence GTGTATTATCCTGAACCAATAGCAAAGCTAATCGATGGATTTATGAAATTGCCAGGCATTGGACCGAAGACGGCAGCGCGTCTGGCTTTCTTTGTTTTAAGCATGAAGGAAGACGAGGTTCTAGAGATCGCCAAGGCGTTGGTTAATGCCAAACGCAATCTGGTGTATTGTTCTGTATGCCAGAATATTACGGATGTAGATCCATGCCGGATATGTTCGGATACGTCCCGTGATAAATCGATTATTTGTGTTGTCCAAGAGCCAAAAGATTTAATTGCGATGGAAAAGACGCGGGAATATAATGGATATTATCACGTGCTGCATGGAGCAATTTCTCCTATGGAGGGGATTGGGCCGGAGGATATCCGTATTCCGGAACTGCTTCGTCGTTTAGAGGATGAGGAAGTAAAGGAGTTAATCCTGGCCACGAACCCGAACATTGAGGGGGAAGCCACAGCGATGTATATATCCCGCCTTGTAAAGCCGTTCGGTATTCGTGTTACTCGAATTGCACACGGTCTTCCGGTTGGCGGAGATTTAGAATATGCGGACGAAGTAACAATCTCTAAAGCTCTAGAAGGAAGAAGAGAGCTATAG
- a CDS encoding sensor domain-containing diguanylate cyclase: MRFSLQNLIVFVALLSCVLTLISSLWSGYRIDKQTLITNTLETNRVYAQKLAKTTNIVLKNTLQTLQFSSADIAPFMQTNEAKLLYEAKRLKTQMNIFNSVIIANAEGRILATSPQSLQVKDKLLTSPGGQEALKERKPLISKPYTAITGRLVIFISHPVIDSEGKYLGLVGGTLYLKEANVLNELLGEHFYQDGSYVYVVDSDGRIIYHQDAGRINDTVKENDVVQQLAQGKSGMGRVINTQNEEMLAGYAYVPITGWGVVSQRPIDKALLPATNMVNEMVEKSLPFLLVSLLIIGWISRKIAQPLHQLAYYTENSTENNQAENIKAVSAWYYEAIQLKSSLLHSLAFLHNKINYFMYQSTTDPLTKLANRRTMDEYMRKWIENKTSFSLLLLDIDRFKRVNDTYGHSVGDEVLKFLAKQMKEAAREHDLCCRFGGEEFAILLPHTEKREAFIVAEKLRKDMETKISPCGEFVTISVGISSYPACTSEQAKVIELADQCLYRAKNNGRNCSVVFESVFTEQESDRFVNGA, encoded by the coding sequence ATGAGGTTTTCATTACAAAATTTAATTGTGTTTGTAGCTCTTTTGTCATGCGTATTAACCTTAATTAGCAGCCTCTGGAGCGGCTACCGGATTGATAAACAGACACTTATCACAAACACATTGGAGACCAATCGTGTATATGCGCAAAAGCTCGCAAAAACAACAAACATCGTATTAAAAAACACCCTCCAAACGCTGCAATTCAGCTCCGCAGATATCGCTCCCTTCATGCAAACCAATGAAGCTAAACTCCTTTATGAGGCCAAACGCTTGAAAACGCAGATGAATATTTTTAATTCTGTTATTATCGCCAATGCTGAAGGACGCATTTTAGCTACATCCCCCCAATCTCTGCAAGTTAAGGATAAACTCCTAACATCTCCTGGTGGTCAGGAAGCATTAAAAGAAAGGAAGCCTCTGATCTCCAAGCCATATACAGCGATTACCGGACGGCTGGTCATTTTTATTTCGCATCCTGTTATTGATAGCGAAGGCAAGTACCTTGGACTGGTAGGAGGAACGCTTTACTTAAAGGAAGCAAACGTATTGAATGAACTGTTGGGTGAGCACTTCTATCAAGACGGTTCTTATGTGTATGTTGTTGATAGTGACGGACGTATTATTTATCATCAGGATGCGGGTAGAATCAATGATACTGTAAAAGAGAATGATGTGGTTCAACAGCTCGCGCAAGGTAAAAGTGGCATGGGACGTGTTATCAATACACAAAACGAGGAAATGCTGGCTGGCTATGCCTATGTTCCGATCACCGGCTGGGGAGTTGTCTCACAGCGCCCGATTGATAAGGCGCTGCTTCCTGCAACAAATATGGTGAATGAAATGGTTGAAAAGTCACTTCCTTTCTTGCTGGTCTCCTTGCTTATTATTGGGTGGATTTCTAGAAAGATTGCTCAGCCGCTGCATCAACTGGCGTATTATACGGAGAATAGCACCGAAAATAACCAGGCGGAAAATATAAAGGCCGTGTCTGCGTGGTATTATGAAGCGATTCAGTTGAAGAGTTCTCTTCTGCACAGTCTGGCTTTTCTGCATAATAAAATTAATTATTTCATGTATCAATCGACGACAGATCCCTTAACAAAGCTTGCCAATCGTCGAACAATGGACGAGTATATGAGGAAGTGGATAGAAAATAAAACTTCATTCTCGCTGCTTTTGTTAGATATTGATCGATTCAAACGAGTGAATGACACGTATGGACACTCGGTAGGAGATGAAGTGCTGAAGTTTTTGGCAAAACAGATGAAGGAAGCTGCAAGGGAGCATGATCTATGCTGCCGCTTTGGAGGAGAGGAATTTGCGATCCTTCTGCCTCATACGGAGAAAAGAGAGGCGTTTATTGTAGCCGAAAAATTGCGTAAGGATATGGAGACAAAGATAAGCCCCTGTGGTGAATTTGTGACCATCTCAGTCGGGATTTCATCTTATCCTGCATGTACATCTGAACAGGCAAAAGTAATCGAGTTGGCAGATCAATGTTTATACAGAGCAAAAAACAACGGCAGGAACTGTAGCGTTGTATTTGAATCCGTTTTTACCGAGCAAGAAAGCGATCGGTTTGTTAACGGCGCATGA
- a CDS encoding DUF2512 family protein, translating to MHEPLESIDTIIIKVVAVTGMLAFVLGLFYQEDIRDIVGMSFLLCIIGYYIGDLIILPLTSNLIATIADFIIAFFIIYLIGLGFFNPDTPVLQASLIAAAAVAFGEYLLHIVMQNVLHEQKAK from the coding sequence GTGCATGAACCATTGGAGAGTATCGATACAATTATAATCAAAGTGGTGGCAGTAACAGGCATGTTAGCTTTTGTGCTGGGATTGTTTTACCAAGAAGACATCAGGGACATAGTAGGCATGAGTTTTCTTCTGTGCATCATTGGTTATTATATAGGGGATTTGATTATTTTACCGCTTACCAGTAATCTCATTGCAACAATTGCCGATTTTATTATTGCATTTTTTATCATCTATCTAATCGGTCTTGGTTTTTTTAATCCGGATACACCTGTGTTACAAGCTTCTCTTATTGCCGCCGCTGCGGTTGCTTTTGGGGAATATCTGCTACATATTGTGATGCAAAATGTTCTACATGAGCAAAAAGCAAAATAA
- the thyA gene encoding thymidylate synthase, with protein sequence MSKADEIYKGLLLDILDHGLWDKDQQVRTKWADGTPAYTKSLVTGQMSFDGTEVPILTTKKVAWKTAIHELLWFYVHRTSDCTYLDEHNVKIWKEWTNPQNNIGKAYGYQLGKPIMIKGRITNQVHNLIHELKNNPASRRNVISLWNIDDLEQMQLYPCVWSNQWIVQNGQLHLVVQVRSNDMALGNPFNVFQYYVLQRMIAQVTGYQLGTLTFNINNPHIYEKHIEPLKEQIEREPYPAPTLWMNPEIKNFDDFTIDDFQLIEYQHHPSIKMEVAI encoded by the coding sequence ATGAGCAAGGCAGATGAGATATACAAAGGATTATTGCTCGATATTCTAGATCACGGCTTATGGGATAAAGACCAGCAGGTTAGAACAAAATGGGCGGATGGAACACCGGCCTATACAAAGAGTTTGGTTACAGGACAGATGAGCTTTGACGGGACAGAAGTTCCGATACTTACAACAAAAAAGGTTGCATGGAAAACAGCCATTCATGAATTGCTTTGGTTTTATGTCCATCGAACAAGTGACTGTACTTATCTGGATGAACATAACGTGAAAATATGGAAAGAATGGACGAATCCGCAAAACAATATTGGAAAGGCATATGGATATCAATTAGGAAAACCAATCATGATCAAGGGCAGGATTACCAACCAGGTTCATAATCTTATACATGAATTAAAAAACAATCCTGCATCCCGAAGAAATGTGATTTCCTTATGGAATATTGACGACTTGGAGCAGATGCAGTTATATCCGTGTGTATGGTCCAATCAATGGATCGTTCAGAATGGTCAACTTCACCTGGTTGTTCAAGTTCGCAGTAATGATATGGCATTGGGAAATCCGTTTAATGTGTTCCAGTACTATGTATTACAACGGATGATCGCGCAGGTAACAGGCTATCAGCTCGGCACGTTAACGTTCAATATTAATAATCCCCATATTTATGAGAAGCATATTGAACCATTGAAGGAGCAGATTGAACGTGAGCCTTACCCTGCCCCTACTCTTTGGATGAATCCAGAGATAAAGAATTTTGATGATTTTACCATTGATGATTTTCAGTTGATTGAATACCAGCACCATCCGTCCATCAAGATGGAAGTGGCGATTTAA
- a CDS encoding ATP-binding protein, which translates to MPGNLFQVEIDIDEMRHQLHNIPFAAAFFDGEGNIVETNAAMLQATGHTYKEIKQKTFRDLFVTKDTFASWVRYCNRMQTKLKRIPRGLFKLYSGDTCMCDLIICSDAKHEDGLHFFLLPSIQEASNNVLLPYFYPQMIKDMNLGAIILNENARITEINKAACTILGVEKQHVINQTIEKAFPGMKEDQGFISSAILKGVTVTDKAYSWFNGNQRFELLVDSDIIRDSSGQIKGGYYLFKNVTNMRSLADKIERSDRLAMIGQIAAGTAHEIRNPLTSINGFLQMMSRSLAEAGLEKEKGYTDIMLIEVKRINDLVSEFLLLSKQKEIQYKVVDIEQVCMEIFPIVENEALLRGVEVIVKKEGTLPPVMGDSELLKQVLLNISKNGMEAMGGKGTLTVKIFPMGSHIEINIHDTGPGIPPYLADKIFEPFFTTKEEGTGLGLPVCQKIIHDMGGTIRVSNKGYGTTFHIILPSC; encoded by the coding sequence ATGCCTGGAAACTTATTTCAAGTGGAAATTGATATCGATGAGATGAGGCATCAATTACACAATATTCCTTTTGCTGCCGCTTTTTTCGATGGAGAGGGAAACATCGTAGAGACTAATGCCGCTATGCTTCAGGCTACTGGACATACATATAAAGAAATAAAGCAGAAGACATTCCGCGATTTGTTTGTGACTAAAGATACCTTTGCATCATGGGTGCGCTACTGTAACAGGATGCAGACGAAATTGAAGCGTATACCGCGCGGACTTTTCAAATTATATTCAGGTGATACTTGTATGTGCGATTTAATTATCTGCAGTGATGCCAAACATGAGGATGGCCTCCACTTTTTTCTTCTTCCGTCTATTCAAGAGGCTTCTAATAATGTGTTACTCCCGTATTTTTATCCGCAGATGATTAAGGATATGAATTTAGGTGCAATCATATTAAATGAAAACGCCCGCATTACGGAAATCAATAAAGCTGCGTGTACTATTCTCGGGGTCGAGAAACAGCATGTGATTAATCAGACGATTGAAAAGGCTTTTCCTGGTATGAAAGAAGACCAGGGGTTTATTTCCTCTGCGATATTAAAAGGTGTTACGGTGACAGACAAGGCGTATTCCTGGTTCAATGGCAATCAGCGGTTTGAATTACTTGTTGATTCGGACATAATCAGGGATTCATCAGGGCAGATTAAAGGCGGTTATTATTTATTTAAGAACGTAACGAATATGCGCTCGCTCGCCGATAAGATTGAGCGAAGCGATAGGCTGGCCATGATTGGACAGATTGCTGCGGGTACAGCGCATGAAATCCGCAACCCACTTACATCCATTAATGGATTTTTGCAGATGATGAGCAGATCTCTCGCTGAGGCCGGATTAGAAAAGGAAAAAGGGTATACGGATATTATGCTGATTGAAGTAAAACGAATCAATGATCTGGTCAGCGAGTTTTTACTGTTAAGCAAACAAAAGGAAATACAATATAAAGTTGTTGATATTGAACAGGTGTGCATGGAGATCTTTCCAATCGTAGAGAATGAAGCACTTTTACGTGGTGTCGAAGTTATCGTGAAAAAAGAAGGAACGCTGCCGCCGGTTATGGGGGATAGCGAGCTATTAAAGCAGGTCCTGCTCAATATTAGTAAGAACGGTATGGAAGCAATGGGAGGAAAAGGAACGCTGACAGTGAAGATTTTTCCTATGGGAAGTCACATAGAGATCAATATTCATGATACAGGCCCTGGTATCCCACCGTATTTAGCTGATAAAATTTTCGAACCGTTTTTTACCACAAAAGAAGAAGGAACAGGTCTTGGCCTACCTGTATGCCAAAAAATCATTCATGATATGGGCGGTACGATCCGTGTATCAAACAAAGGCTACGGCACAACGTTTCATATTATTCTTCCCTCCTGTTAA
- a CDS encoding SMI1/KNR4 family protein: MDWDTVFEVEYSKRKGAAENKIKEFLSCWNRDLSVEESEGFKEYTSHTVFTCLKMPNKPLPNSYIDFLRYADGGDFQNGERYFQFFNTNDFREMNLAYLFPLWMPNAVSFAMDGCGNHYIFDMREEMKDGEYPIIISHSGNLGFEDARLLGSSFLEVCTSRA; encoded by the coding sequence ATGGACTGGGATACTGTTTTTGAAGTAGAATATTCAAAACGTAAAGGAGCAGCAGAAAATAAAATTAAAGAATTTCTAAGCTGCTGGAACCGGGATTTATCAGTAGAAGAGAGTGAAGGGTTTAAAGAATATACGAGTCACACAGTATTTACATGTTTAAAAATGCCCAATAAGCCATTACCTAATAGTTATATTGATTTTTTGAGGTATGCTGACGGAGGCGATTTTCAAAACGGGGAGAGGTATTTCCAATTTTTTAATACAAATGATTTTAGAGAGATGAATTTAGCCTATTTATTCCCTTTATGGATGCCAAATGCCGTATCTTTTGCCATGGACGGTTGCGGAAATCATTACATTTTTGATATGAGAGAAGAGATGAAGGACGGTGAGTACCCTATAATTATCTCACATTCAGGGAATCTCGGTTTCGAAGATGCGAGACTACTAGGAAGTTCATTCTTAGAGGTTTGCACGAGTAGAGCATGA